One segment of Prionailurus bengalensis isolate Pbe53 chromosome X, Fcat_Pben_1.1_paternal_pri, whole genome shotgun sequence DNA contains the following:
- the LOC122476951 gene encoding small integral membrane protein 10-like protein 2A, giving the protein MGGYTRPMAAAAALSGPGVRLSPSAAARGSYGAFCKGLTRTLITFFDLAWRLRTNFPYVYVVASVMLNVRLQVHI; this is encoded by the coding sequence ATGGGAGGCTACACCAGACcgatggcggcggcggcggccctgTCGGGCCCGGGGGTGCGGCTGTCGCCCTCGGCGGCGGCCCGCGGCTCGTACGGCGCCTTCTGCAAGGGGCTCACGCGCACCCTCATCACCTTCTTCGACCTGGCCTGGCGGCTGCGTACGAACTTCCCCTACGTCTACGTGGTGGCCTCGGTGATGCTCAACGTCCGCCTGCAGGTACATATTTAG